One Mobula hypostoma chromosome 5, sMobHyp1.1, whole genome shotgun sequence DNA segment encodes these proteins:
- the LOC134346231 gene encoding transcription factor 15-like, whose translation MKSTGNVQTCQPEIIASDIEELESGSESSQIDGTAKKKRKTFSTGITKQRQAANARERDRTHSVNTAFTALRNLIPTEPADRKLSKIETLRLASSYISHLANVLLLGEDCLDGQPCLKYRAVRQGSNNDINTAAPRPICTFCLSNQRKMLREGEKHLPV comes from the exons ATGAAGTCTACAGGGAATGTTCAAACCTGCCAGCCAGAAATTATTGCTTCTGATATTGAGGAACTTGAAAGTGGGAGTGAGAGCAGTCAGATTGATGGCACTGCAAAAAAGAAGAGGAAGACCTTTTCAACTGGCATAACCAAGCAACGGCAAGCAGCAAATGCAAGAGAGCGGGACAGAACCCACAGTGTGAACACAGCATTCACAGCTCTCAGGAATCTCATTCCAACCGAGCCAGCAGACCGCAAACTATCGAAGATAGAGACCCTACGCTTGGCCTCCAGTTATATTTCCCATCTGGCGAATGTCCTCCTCCTGGGAGAGGACTGTCTGGACGGGCAGCCCTGCTTAAAATATCGAGCTGTCAGGCAAGGCAGCAATAACGACATAAATACTGCAGCTCCCAGACCTATATGCACCTTCTGTCTTAGCAATCAGAGAAAAATG CTTAGAGAAGGAGAAAAGCACCTCCCTGTCTGA